A genomic stretch from Limanda limanda chromosome 11, fLimLim1.1, whole genome shotgun sequence includes:
- the colec10 gene encoding collectin-10 encodes MAKKCNTTLLELCLCVAVLNSISASPEVCTNSLLPGAKGDQGEVGEEGDQGKLGKNGPPGLQGAPGEKGLRGEVGTTGKMGAAGDKGDKGDTGVDGPSGLKGKPGTTCDCGRYRKVVGQLDVNTGKLRSAVKFLKNVILGLKETEERYYLLVKEPKRFREASMNCKLRGGSLAMPKTTDDNRLMADYVSRAGLTQVYIGVQAQSKDTNGTSSYVYADSSPLQGFAAWSQDEVLNSSLSSTTNSSCVELLSTGTWGRVECEASMFFICEFPKSRRRGGRTGAPELGSLLVAPTEGVKWPQHTWSTAAFTYKRGKTNT; translated from the exons ATGGCGAAAAAATGCAACACAACACTGTTGgagctctgtttgtgtgtggccgTGTTAAACTCCATCTCCGCTTCTCCAGAGGTCTGCACCAATTCCCTTCTGCCTGGAGCTAAAG GAGACCAAGGCGAGgttggagaggagggagatcaGGGGAAACTGGGGAAAAACGGACCACCGGGACTTCAAG GCGCACCAGGAGAGAAGGGActcagaggagaggtgggaaCCACAGGAAAGATGGGAGCTGCTGGAGATAAAg GGGACAAAGGTGATACAGGTGTGGATGGGCCCTCTGGTCTGAAAGGGAAACCAG GCACCACATGTGACTGTGGCAGGTACAGGAAAGTGGTCGGTCAGCTGGACGTCAACACGGGCAAACTGAGGAGCGCTGTCAAGTTTTTGAAAAATG TCATCCTGGGGCtgaaggagacggaggagaggtaCTACCTGCTGGTGAAGGAACCCAAGAGGTTCAGAGAGGCGTCGATGAACTGTAAGCTCAGAGGAGGCTCACTGGCCATGCCCAAAACCACCGACGACAACCGACTCATGGCAGACTACGTCAGTCGCGCAGGACTGACGCAAGTTTACATTGGTGTGCAGGCTCAAAGCAAGGACACA AATGGAACAAGCAGCTATGTGTACGCAGACTCCAGCCCCCTGCAGGGGTTTGCAGCCTGGAGTCAAGACGAGGTGCTAAACTCCAGCTTATCTTCAACCACAAACTCCAGCTGTGTGGAGCTGCTCAGCACTGGAACGTGGGGCCGTGTGGAGTGTGAGGCCTCCATGTTTTTCATCTGCGAGTTCCcaaagagcaggagaagaggagggaggacggg TGCTCCTGAGCTGGGTTCTCTGCTGGTGGCTCCCACAGAGGGAGTCAAGTGGCCTCAACACACTTGGAGTACCGCTGCCTTCACTTACAAAAGGGGCAAGACGAACACATGA